The proteins below come from a single Biomphalaria glabrata chromosome 10, xgBioGlab47.1, whole genome shotgun sequence genomic window:
- the LOC106054372 gene encoding oocyte zinc finger protein XlCOF6-like, translating to MTNVGQDFTPDPKIKIEIEENDETVYLAQPSEKQTHKLSTDTNEDFTLQLKKEINIENEEVEETVFLMQPPEEQTQKLLTNTKRKSEAILSVWPSEIQYQERFLKQEMEEIPDNNFSQTEEDEQQIQVHKTCQKGQEALSNDFNLQIKYGIHTTKISKKPFKCKVCFKEFSYASHLSRHERSHTGEKPFECEICQKKFSSSSYLKSHKIMHVEVKPFKCEICQKEFSQSTRFKSHQRTHSEEKPVECEICHKKFSSSSYLKSHMIVHSEVKPFECEICQKEFTLLYHLKCHQRSHIGVKPFKCEICQKEFSQSSHFKSHQRCHTGEKPFECHICQKKFSDSSSLRRHKLLHTGVKPFKCQICQKEFSRPYRLKYHQRCHTGEKPFKCQICQREFSQYSLLKSHHRCHTGVKPFECQICQKKYSDPSTLRRHKLVHTGVKPYKCLICQKEFNRSTHLKSHLRSHTGVKPFKCEICQKAYSSLSHLKYHQRSHTEEKPFKCQICQKKFSSFPLLESHIFLHNGPKPFKCEICEKHFSQSSYLKEHQRCHTGEKPFECEICKKTFSFFGALNRHNLLHTGIKPFKCHVCPKEFSQSCHLKYHLKSHAGVKLFECQICQKEFSRSSLLKSHQKSHTGGHPFKCPICQKEFSASSGLKYHQRSHTGEKPFECLMCQKRFTSSSRLKHHMLLHSGIKPFKCQTCHKEFSQSSYLKDHQRSHTGEKPFECQICQKKFSFIGALKRHNLSHTGVKQYKCDICQKAFSQSCHLKKHYKTHNGGD from the exons ATGACCAATGTGGGACAAGACTTTACTCCAgatcctaaaataaaaattgaaattgaaGAAAATGATGAAACTGTTTATTTAGCACAACCATCAGAAAAACAAACTCATAAACTATCAACAGATACAAATGAAGACTTCACTCTTCAactgaaaaaggaaataaacattgaaaatgaagaaGTTGAAGAAACAGTTTTTTTAATGCAACCTCCAGAAGAACAAACTCAGAAACTATTAACAAATACAAAGCGAAAATCTGAAGCAATTTTATCAGTTTGGCCCTCAGAAATTCAGTATCAG gAAAGATTCTTGAAacaagaaatggaagagatccCAGATAATAATTTTTCACAAACTGAAGAAGATGAACAGCAGATTCAGGTCCacaaaacatgtcaaaaagGACAAGAAGCACTTTCGAATGATTTcaatttacaaatcaaatatggaATTCATACAACTAAGATTAGTAAgaaaccatttaaatgtaaagtttgttttaaagaattttCATATGCTTCTCATTTAAGTCGCCATGAAAGATCTCATACTGGAGAAAAGCCATTTGAATGTGAAATATGTCAGAAaaaattttcttcttcttcttatttgaaAAGCCATAAGATAATGCATGTCGAGgttaaaccatttaaatgtgaaatatgtcAGAAAGAATTTTCTCAATCCACTCGTTTTAAATCACATCAAAGAACTCATAGTGAGGAAAAGCCAGTTGAATGTGAAATATGTCATAAAAAATTTTCCTCTTCCTCTTATTTGAAAAGCCATATGATCGTGCATAGTGAGGTAAAGCCATTTGAATGTGAAATATGTCAAAAAGAATTTACACTGCTTTATCATTTAAAATGTCATCAAAGATCTCATATTGGGgttaaaccatttaaatgtgaaatatgtcAAAAAGAATTTTCTCAGTCTTCTCATTTTAAATCACATCAAAGATGCCATACTGGGGAAAAGCCATTTGAATGTCATATATGTCAGAAAAAATTTTCTGACTCAAGTAGTTTGAGAAGACACAAGTTATTACATACTGGGGTTAAACCATTTAAGTgccaaatatgtcagaaagaaTTTTCCCGGCCCTATCGTTTAAAATATCATCAGCGATGTCATACTGgggaaaagccatttaaatgccAAATATGTCAGAGAGAATTCTCTCAGTATTCTCTTTTAAAATCACATCATAGATGTCATACTGGAGTAAAACCATTtgaatgtcaaatatgtcagaaaaaaTATTCTGATCCTAGTACTTTGAGAAGACACAAGTTAGTACATACTGGGGTAAAACCATATAAATGCCTAATATGCCAAAAAGAATTCAATCGATCAACTcatttaaaatctcacctaagaTCTCATACTGGTGtgaaaccatttaaatgtgaaatatgtcAGAAAGCCTATTCTTCATTGTCTCATTTAAAATATCATCAGAGATCTCATACCGAGGAAAAGCCATTTAagtgtcaaatatgtcagaaaaaattttcttcttttcctctttTGGAAAGTCACATATTTTTACATAATGGTccaaaaccatttaaatgtgaaatatgtgaaaaacatttttctcaATCTTCTTATTTAAAAGAACATCAGAGATGTCATACGGGGGAAAAACCCTTTGAATGTGAAATAtgcaagaaaacattttctttttttggtgcTTTGAATAGACACAATTTATTGCATACCGGGATAAAACCCTTCAAATGCCACGTATGCCCGAAAGAATTTTCCCAGTCTTgtcatttaaaatatcatttaaaatCTCATGCTGGGGTGAAACTATTTGAATgccaaatatgtcagaaagaaTTTTCACGGTCCTCtcttttaaaaagccatcaaAAGTCTCATACTGGGGGACACCCATTCAAATgtccaatatgtcagaaagaATTTTCAGCTTCATCTGGTTTAAAATATCATCAAAGATCTCATACTGGGGAGAAACCCTTTGAATGTCTTATGTGTCAGAAAAGATTTACTTCCTCTTCTCGTTTAAAGCATCACATGTTATTGCATAGTGGTATTAAACCATTTAAATGCCAAACCTGTCACAAAGAATTTTCTCAGTCTTCTTATTTAAAAGATCATCAGAGATCTCATACTGGGGAAAAGCCATTtgaatgtcaaatatgtcagaaaaaattttctttcattGGAGCTTTGAAAAGACACAATTTGTCGCATACTGGGgtaaaacaatataaatgtgaTATATGTCAGAAAGCATTTTCTCAGtcttgtcatttaaaaaaacattacaagacTCATAATGGTGGAGATTAG
- the LOC129928761 gene encoding uncharacterized protein LOC129928761: MTVITKSQGLQFYPGLVGSQRVQVLRDTGSTSVVIRANFVRSNQYTGNEIEATAFNGTVSKLPEALIHITTPFFSGHVEALVAQNLPVDLIVGNIQGVRDCTTQDLIEWNNTIEMSQECNVVVTRSMQKEKERLETEHIEHKNSDKVVQENKNDKKANHSHLQTNELEQFHSEEFKVEQKNDETLFKMFKKAQSNINPQENNDPYFKEGLLMKNSQYKNKTVEQIIVPKVYRKTIINTSHDVPFAGHMGVTKTKKRILQDFYWPGITKDVKKHISTCHICQMKSPKGNKIQAPLQTMELTEKPFQKVAVDLIGPLPIESSRNHKYILTLVDTCTRWPEAIPLVNISAIDVTRALSEIFSRTGLPEVILSDRGSQFTADITKTFMEMYNIKMKFTTPYHPQSNGLCERFNKTLKQIISKIANDNPQNWDLLLPAALFAYRESIQDTTGFSPFEMLYGANPRGPITTFKESLLKSNHDASDKKTAFQHVLNTRNTVINACEIAKEATAKANAASHRRINEHRKLRYFEPGDKVKLLLPDKKNKFFIKWQGPFTILRKVTDVDYEININNRNKVFHINMLQKYNEATDTEEEDDELEKHISCLAIIPEEKEEDMDELVVPTTTSRQTETWHAVKLDNLSSQRKKDIMNLLQEYADIFTDVPGKTTIINHEIKLTSDKPTKSRPYPLPIHYRDFLQKEINDLLEQGIIEHSNSPYAAPIVLVKRSQSSSPRMCVDFRQLNKITCLDSYPMPNPEDLMSQFSGAKYFTKLDLTRGYYQIPMTQDSKQYTAFTTAFGLFQYNYMPFGLVNASSTFNRAIHRMFGQRKDTVSYIDDICVFHNTWEDHIKGLKEIFQQLKDNGFTVKPSKVELAKSEVTFLGYKVGNNSLKTQDDIIKRILDIKIPQTKKQVRSILGLCNFYRCFIPNYASLTTLLTNLTKKGQSNTIPWSPELEETIKKIKYAFAQESILKLPDKKKRFYLATDASSSAIGACIMQEYEGILHPVFFINRKLSSAETRYSTIERECLAIVWAISKFSKYLLGAPFTLQTDHAPLAFLNSKKMSNSRLTRWSLQLMDYQFDVKTVPGKLNVFADTLSRCI; encoded by the coding sequence ATGACTGTTATCACTAAATCACAAGGACTTCAGTTTTATCCTGGATTAGTCGGTTCTCAAAGAGTACAGGTGTTACGAGACACAGGTAGCACTTCAGTTGTTATACGTGCAAATTTTGTGAGATCAAATCAATATACAGGCAATGAAATCGAAGCCACTGCTTTCAACGGCACTGTAAGTAAATTACCAGAAGCTTTGATACATATTACGACTCCATTTTTCAGTGGACATGTAGAAGCTTTAGTAGCTCAAAATCTACCTGTTGATCTCATAGTTGGTAATATACAGGGAGTGCGTGACTGTACTACACAAGATCTTATTGAATggaacaatacaatagaaatgAGTCAAGAATGCAATGTAGTAGTTACAAGGTCAatgcaaaaagaaaaggaaagactTGAAACTGAACATATTGAACACAAGAATTCTGATAAAGttgttcaagaaaataaaaatgataagaaGGCAAACCATTCGCATCTACAGACAAATGAACTTGAACAATTTCATAGCGAGGAATTTAAAGTTGAACAGAAAAATgatgaaacattatttaaaatgtttaaaaaggcTCAATCGAACATCAATCCACAAGAAAATAATGATCCTTATTTTAAAGAAGGACTACTTATGAAGAACagtcaatacaaaaataaaactgttgAGCAAATTATAGTTCCAAAAGTATACAGAAAGACCATTATTAATACAAGCCACGATGTACCGTTTGCTGGACATATGGGAGTTACCAAGACCAAGAAAAGAATACTTCAAGATTTTTACTGGCCAGGTATTACTAAAGATGTAAAGAAGCACATTAGTACCTGTCATATTTGTCAAATGAAAAGTCCAAAAGGTAACAAAATACAAGCGCCATTGCAGACAATGGAATTGACTGAGAAACCATTTCAAAAAGTAGCAGTTGACTTAATTGGTCCATTGCCAATTGAATCCAGCAGAAatcacaaatatattttaactttaGTAGACACATGTACTAGATGGCCAGAAGCTATTCCGTTAGTCAATATTTCTGCAATTGATGTTACCAGAGCTTTATCTGAAATTTTTTCAAGGACAGGGTTACCTGAAGTTATACTTTCTGACCGAGGTAGTCAGTTTACAGCAGATATAACTAAGACATTTATGGAAATGTAcaacatcaaaatgaagtttacaacacCATACCATCCTCAAAGCAACGGGCTTTGTGAACGGtttaacaaaacattgaaacaaATTATATCAAAAATAGCAAATGATAATCCGCAGAATTGGGATCTCCTTTTACCAGCTGCATTATTTGCTTATAGAGAAAGTATCCAAGACACCACAGGATTTTCTCCTTTTGAAATGTTATATGGAGCTAATCCAAGAGGTCCTATAACTACCTTCAAAGAATCACTACTTAAGTCAAACCATGATGCATCAGATAAGAAAACCGCATTTCAGCATGTTCTCAATACAAGAAATACAGTAATAAATGCATGTGAAATAGCTAAGGAAGCAACAGCCAAAGCTAATGCTGCAAGTCATAGAAGAATAAATGAACATAGAAAACTTAGGTACTTTGAACCAGGTGAcaaagttaaattattattacctgATAAGAAAAATAAGTTCTTTATTAAATGGCAGGGTCCATTTACTATTTTAAGAAAAGTCACAGATGTagattatgaaataaatatcaataacagAAACAAAGTGTTTCATATCAACATGCTACAGAAATACAACGAAGCTACTGATACAGAAGAAGAAGACGATGAACTTGAAAAACATATTTCATGCTTAGCGATTATTCCAGAAGAAAAAGAGGAGGATATGGATGAATTAGTAGTGCCAACTACAACTTCTAGACAGACTGAAACCTGGCATGCTGTCAAACTGGACAATTTATCAtcacagagaaaaaaagatataatgAATCTACTCCAAGAGTATGCTGATATATTTACAGATGTTCCAGGTAAAACAACCATTATAAATCATGAAATCAAATTGACAAGTGACAAACCTACCAAGTCACGTCCATATCCACTACCTATTCATTATAGAGATTTCCTTCAGAAAGAAATCAATGATCTTTTAGAACAAGGCATAATTGAACACTCGAATTCACCTTATGCTGCTCCAATAGTGCTTGTAAAACGTTCACAGTCATCATCGCCAAGAATGTGTGTAGACTTTCgacagttaaataaaataacatgccTTGATTCATATCCAATGCCTAATCCAGAGGATTTAATGTCACAGTTTTCTGGAGCTAAGTATTTTACGAAACTCGATTTGACAAGAGGATATTATCAAATACCTATGACACAGGATTCAAAACAATACACTGCTTTTACTACAGCCTTTGGCCTTTTTCAATATAATTACATGCCATTCGGTTTAGTAAATGCTAGCAGTACTTTTAACCGAGCAATTCATAGGATGTTCGGACAACGAAAAGACACAGTGTCCTATATTGACGACATATGTGTGTTTCATAATACATGGGAAGATCATATTAAAGGACTCAAAGAAATCTTCCAACAATTGAAAGACAATGGATTTACTGTAAAACCAAGCAAAGTTGAATTAGCAAAATCAGAAGTTACATTTTTAGGTTATAAAGTTGGAAACAATTCACTGAAAACACAGGACgatattattaaacgaatttTGGACATTAAAATACCTCAAACAAAAAAGCAGGTTAGAAGTATATTAGGACTTTGTAATTTTTACAGATGCTTTATTCCAAATTACGCATCACTGACAACACTTCTTACTAACCTTACGAAGAAAGGACAATCTAACACGATTCCATGGTCACCAGAATTAGAAGAGACCATAAAGAAAATTAAGTATGCTTTTGCACAAGAATCCATTTTGAAATTACCAGACAAGAAGAAGCGGTTTTATCTTGCTACAGATGCTTCCTCATCGGCAATAGGAGCATGTATAATGCAAGAATATGAAGGCATTCTACATCCTGTATTTTTTATAAACAGAAAACTATCTTCAGCAGAGACCAGATACTCGACCATAGAGCGAGAGTGCCTGGCGATTGTCTGGGCCATTTCAAAATTTAGCAAATACCTGTTGGGAGCACCTTTTACTTTACAGACAGATCATGCACCACTGGCATTTCTCAActctaaaaaaatgtcaaatagtCGTCTGACACGATGGAGTTTGCAGTTAATGGACTATCAGTTTGATGTAAAGACTGTTCCAGGAAAATTGAATGTTTTTGCTGATACTTTGTCCAGATGTATTTAG